A window of Hymenobacter siberiensis genomic DNA:
GTCTCCGCACGACCGTGGCTGACCCAGCGGCCATCGTGGCCGAAAACCGACTGCTGGGCCAGCCGGCCCCCACCGCCCCCAACCAGGTCTGGGTCGGCGACATCACGTATTTGCCGTTGGTGGCCGGGCGCTGGTGCTACCTGGCCACCTGGCGCGACGCTTGTTCGCGCCGGGTCGTGGGCTGGCACCTGGCCGCGCAGATGCCCACCGAGCTCGTGCTCCACGCGCTCGAACAAGCCCTGCCGCTACGCCAGCCGGCACCCGGGCTCATCATCCACGCCGACCGCGGCAGCCAATACACCAGCGCCGCTTGCCGCACCCGTATCACACAAGCCGGGGCCCTGCCCAGCTTTAGTCGGCCGGGCAACCCTTACGACAATGCCCAGGCCGAAGCGGGCTGGAGCACCCTCAAAACCGAATTACTACCCGGCGGCAGCCCATTTACTTCCCTGGAAGAGGCCCGGCTGGAGGTCGCCCATTACCTCGACACCTACTTCAATCTCGACCGCCGCCACTCCGCCCTTGACGACCGCTCACCGCATCAATTTGAATGCGACTTCAAAAGCAACCTGCCTTCGCTTACTATCCGTTTTTATTGGACCACCCCAGGCCTCGAGTATCGTAGTTACGCTGGATACTTAAAACCGTGGGTGTGGGT
This region includes:
- a CDS encoding IS3 family transposase, whose amino-acid sequence is MRRYQFIEDCAEPWPVQVLCRLLAVSTAGYYQWRQRPAAAPAPWHIAAQQAFTRHAGRYGTRRLRAELRAEGHAIGRYALRSWLYRQGLWALSTRPQRLRTTVADPAAIVAENRLLGQPAPTAPNQVWVGDITYLPLVAGRWCYLATWRDACSRRVVGWHLAAQMPTELVLHALEQALPLRQPAPGLIIHADRGSQYTSAACRTRITQAGALPSFSRPGNPYDNAQAEAGWSTLKTELLPGGSPFTSLEEARLEVAHYLDTYFNLDRRHSALDDRSPHQFECDFKSNLPSLTIRFYWTTPGLEYRSYAGYLKPWVWVRH